The following coding sequences lie in one Megalodesulfovibrio gigas DSM 1382 = ATCC 19364 genomic window:
- a CDS encoding DUF309 domain-containing protein, with translation MRPAASHSLTPFCRRPPDPVLLQAVAAFNARAYWDCHYLLEPLWLADRNPTRDFFKGLIQVAGGLYHVDRNNRAGAVSLLHKGPAYLRPFAPQCQGLDVAACRIQAAAVLEFVQAVPPALPLPALPDTLRPRL, from the coding sequence GTGCGCCCCGCAGCCTCCCACAGCCTGACGCCTTTTTGCCGGCGTCCCCCCGATCCCGTGCTGCTGCAGGCCGTGGCGGCCTTCAACGCCCGGGCCTACTGGGATTGCCATTACCTGCTGGAACCCCTCTGGCTGGCTGATCGCAACCCGACGCGGGATTTTTTCAAGGGCCTCATCCAGGTGGCGGGGGGGCTGTATCATGTGGACCGCAACAACCGGGCCGGTGCCGTCTCTTTGCTGCACAAGGGCCCGGCATACCTGCGCCCGTTTGCCCCCCAGTGCCAGGGGCTGGACGTGGCGGCCTGCCGGATCCAGGCGGCGGCCGTGCTGGAGTTCGTGCAGGCTGTCCCGCCGGCGCTGCCCCTGCCCGCCCTGCCCGACACCCTGCGCCCCCGACTCTGA
- a CDS encoding chemotaxis protein CheW, whose protein sequence is MEELHKRQDAELLQLVTFSIGDEEFGVDILKVQEIIRTMEITKVPRAPEFVEGVINLRGKVIPILDLRRRFGLASREHDKHTRIIVIEINNMIVGFVVDSVSEVLRIPASTVEPPPPVVAGLESEYISGVGKLEDRLLILLDLDRLLSREEKSALNRI, encoded by the coding sequence ATGGAAGAGCTACACAAGCGCCAGGACGCCGAGCTGCTCCAGCTCGTCACGTTCAGCATCGGGGACGAAGAATTCGGCGTGGATATCCTTAAGGTGCAGGAAATCATCCGCACCATGGAAATCACCAAGGTGCCGCGCGCGCCCGAGTTTGTGGAAGGCGTGATCAACCTGCGCGGCAAGGTGATTCCCATCCTGGACCTGCGCCGGCGTTTTGGCCTGGCCTCCCGCGAGCACGACAAGCACACCCGCATCATTGTTATTGAAATCAATAATATGATTGTCGGGTTCGTGGTGGATTCCGTCTCCGAGGTGTTGCGCATTCCGGCCAGCACCGTGGAACCGCCGCCGCCGGTGGTGGCCGGGCTGGAGTCCGAATATATCAGTGGCGTGGGCAAGCTGGAAGATCGCCTGCTCATCCTGCTGGATTTGGACCGCCTGCTCTCCCGCGAGGAAAAGTCTGCCCTGAACCGAATTTAG